A part of Phoenix dactylifera cultivar Barhee BC4 chromosome 2, palm_55x_up_171113_PBpolish2nd_filt_p, whole genome shotgun sequence genomic DNA contains:
- the LOC103720449 gene encoding coniferyl alcohol acyltransferase-like — protein sequence MPKPPLPLPSQSTSQPFGSISPLEMASAGDSSSFQVKIISKTLIKASDTTIQPYVLYPSNLDHLPSNIPSPFLTIYPKPPSGGDYSSVAATLRRTLPTFLNYFFPFTGRIRPDRNGVPEIYCNNEGAELVVARADIRLADVNFHDKSKSLERIELPYEEEIPLSIQVVGFACGGFSIVWGGTHLLSDGHGLSFLPTLWTEYVRTGELSRIPNHDRSIFRPRSPPSYSPETDRSLACLTPDDLINSLSAGAFVKRLYHVDGKHIDRLRELASREGRSATRMEAFSAYLWKSLAKAVGDSDVGCRMAWLVDARQRLGPKYTEAMKDYMGNVITFATKEAGVAELVNGSYSQVAGMVSAAVKEVADNAEDHFQEMIDWVEGHKVGKRANRVQVGLGSPALVVSSFHHMNMNLDFGLGQAALAIPDLPWGRLGSAFVIVLASPKGDGSLYMNAYIWSQLAVVLESDPDRVFKPATAEGLGVVEPASHQVWLSRL from the coding sequence ATGCCcaagcctccattgccattgcctTCTCAATCAACTTCACAACCCTTTGGATCCATCTCTCCTCTTGAAATGGCTTCGGCCGGCGATTCCAGCAGTTTCCAGGTCAAAATCATCAGCAAAACCCTCATCAAAGCCTCCGACACCACAATCCAACCCTACGTCCTCTACCCCTCCAACCTCGACCACCTCCCTAGCAACATCCCCAGCCCGTTCCTCACCATCTATCCGAAGCCTCCCTCCGGCGGCGACTACTCCTCGGTCGCCGCCACCCTCCGGCGCACCCTCCCCACCTTCCTCAACTACTTCTTCCCCTTCACCGGTCGAATCAGGCCCGACAGGAACGGCGTCCCGGAGATCTACTGCAACAACGAGGGGGCCGAGCTCGTCGTCGCCCGCGCCGACATCCGCCTTGCGGACGTCAATTTCCACGACAAGTCCAAATCCTTGGAACGAATCGAGCTGCCGTACGAGGAGGAAATCCCGCTCTCTATCCAGGTTGTGGGCTTCGCCTGCGGCGGTTTCTCCATCGTGTGGGGCGGCACCCACCTCCTCTCCGACGGCCATGGCTTGTCTTTCCTTCCCACCCTCTGGACCGAGTATGTCCGGACCGGCGAGCTCTCGAGAATTCCCAACCACGACCGGTCCATCTTCCGGCCCCGCTCGCCGCCCAGCTACTCCCCGGAGACGGACCGCTCCCTTGCATGCTTGACCCCCGACGATCTCATCAACTCGCTCTCCGCCGGCGCCTTCGTCAAGCGGCTCTACCACGTCGACGGGAAGCACATCGACCGCCTGCGCGAGCTGGCCAGCCGGGAGGGCCGCAGCGCCACCCGAATGGAGGCCTTCTCGGCGTATCTCTGGAAATCCCTCGCGAAGGCCGTCGGGGACTCCGACGTCGGCTGCCGCATGGCGTGGCTGGTCGATGCCCGGCAGCGGCTAGGCCCCAAGTACACCGAGGCCATGAAGGATTACATGGGGAACGTTATCACGTTCGCGACGAAAGAAGCCGGCGTGGCGGAGCTCGTGAACGGCTCCTACTCGCAGGTCGCCGGCATGGTGTCGGCGGCGGTGAAGGAGGTGGCGGACAACGCCGAGGACCACTTCCAGGAGATGATAGACTGGGTGGAAGGCCACAAGGTGGGGAAGAGGGCGAACCGGGTTCAGGTCGGGCTCGGTAGCCCGGCCCTAGTGGTGAGCTCCTTCCACCATATGAACATGAACCTGGACTTTGGGCTCGGTCAGGCAGCCCTAGCAATCCCCGATCTGCCTTGGGGGAGATTGGGTTCGGCTTTTGTGATCGTGCTAGCGAGCCCTAAGGGCGACGGCTCCTTGTACATGAACGCCTACATATGGTCTCAGTTAGCCGTCGTGCTCGAGTCAGACCCGGACCGTGTGTTCAAGCCTGCCACCGCCGAGGGTTTGGGCGTGGTCGAGCCTGCATCTCATCAGGTCTGGCTCAGTCGATTATAA